From a single Rosa rugosa chromosome 7, drRosRugo1.1, whole genome shotgun sequence genomic region:
- the LOC133723187 gene encoding uncharacterized protein LOC133723187, with the protein MQGTEELRVCDLIDSEAGEWNVWLLHELLMDSEVMHIVRIPLSLNGGDDRLIWHFDKKSQHNVKNGYHVARLTEQLGRRASTSESHVEGEFIFKKLWKINVPPKVKLQTWCLVKGILPTRVALAKRVQLSDVMCPFCSVAGEDGRYVFKECDVVNVLWRTGTLKLKPAEHSMQLVVEWICAMFRSLPGDSFNPVGMHDWVVNYLEDFKKHHVRSRNKERRPIAKWLFPPRGRLKVNVDGGFRVEHGCGGIGVVV; encoded by the exons ATGCAAGGTACTGAGGAGCTTAGGGTTTGTGACCTAATAGACTCAGAAGCGGGGGAATGGAATGTGTGGCTACTCCATGAGTTGTTGATGGACAGTGAGGTCATGCATATTGTGAGAATTCCTCTTAGTTTGAATGGTGGTGACGATCGTCTCATATGGCACTTTGACAAGAAGAGTCAACATAATGTCAAAAATGGATATCATGTGGCACGACTAACGGAGCAGTTGGGTCGAAGGGCGTCAACGTCTGAGTCACATGTTGAAGGGGAGTTCATATTCAAGAAGCTTTGGAAGATCAATGTTCCTCCAAAAGTGAAACTACAAACATGGTGTCTGGTTAAGGGGATCCTACCTACTAGAGTTGCCCTAGCAAAGAGGGTACAGCTCTCGGATGTTATGTGTCCATTTTGCTCAGTGGCAGGAGAAGATGGGAGGTATGTGTTTAAAGAGTGTGATGTGGTGAATGTGTTGTGGAGAACAGGGACTCTCAAGCTAAAACCTGCCGAACATTCAATGCAGTTAGTGGTGGAGTGGATATGTGCAATGTTTCGAAGTCTACCAG GTGACAGTTTTAATCCAGTGGGTATGCATGACTGGGTGGTTAATTATTTGGAGGATTTTAAGAAGCACCATGTGCGTAGCAGAAACAAGGAGAGGAGGCCAATTGCTAAGTGGTTGTTCCCCCCACGAGGTAGACTCAAAGTGAACGTGGACGGTGGTTTCCGAGTGGAACATGGATGTGGTGGGATCGGTGTTGTTGTCTGA